One region of Bactrocera neohumeralis isolate Rockhampton chromosome 5, APGP_CSIRO_Bneo_wtdbg2-racon-allhic-juicebox.fasta_v2, whole genome shotgun sequence genomic DNA includes:
- the LOC126758045 gene encoding chondroitin sulfate synthase 1 has product MLMQNSVTKRKTLIFAFFGIALGLCIGTVLKNYRALEIVKRCSMKPSGQQSPFEIIGMNPEEETIKTSQKNLVFVGVMTAQNFIEGRARAVYDTWGKEVPGRIAFFSSEGSHSNELPVIGLKNVDDRYPPQKKSFMMLYYMYEHYIDKFEWFIRADDDVYIEPEKLERFLRSIDSSKPQFIGQAGKGNSEEFGLLSLEFDENFCMGGPGVILSSETLRRVAPHIPTCLKNLYSTHEDVEVGRCVQKFAGIPCTWNYEMQYIMRHNSSGPYAFTGKLKRKEIHNAISLHPIKQAPLMYRLHSFVQGLKAEEIRQESLELHRDIKRMAGFLEIPSDSKYLVPGIELIPEETNSDQHYEDHNILGITPDLKKFTPSSTSDLLEWSFIARSLYSSENANPKHKIDSALREGLEDVITEVMENINNYSRQRGRVIEFRELLYGYNRVNPLHGQDLILDLLLIYKRYRGKKMTVPVRRHLYVQRAFTGTFVKEFNEDFYNVTVQKSYLKNMLSSGMKRISKHFTLPGLPAGTATDTSKIVFVLPIAGRFATFQRFLDTYERVAIKQDKNCDLLVVIFGDIASVQGHLQLLLELRQRHIYQHINYIQRNEEFSRGVALDAAARSSYIQDNDIMLFIDVDMVFQLETLHRIRFNTVQGRYVYLPIVFSQYDPKRRWRDENVEYAHTSAGEITNESGYFRQFGYGICAIYKSDILDDDINGFDKDITGWGLEDVKFLDKIVKVGNRRNDFLVNTAEVPAQYNDAARKMRHLSIFRAPDPTLVHIFHDISCDIKLDASQYNMCLGTKANSIGSTHFMEQLFHGNKDNINFISEFNQRKEQR; this is encoded by the exons ATGTTGATGCAGAATTCCGTTACCAAACGTAAAACGTTGATATTCGCCTTTTTTGGCATCGCGTTGGGACTATGCATTGGCACGGTTCTCAAAAACTATCGCGCGCTAGAGATCGTTAAACGGTGCAGCATGAAGCCAAGCGGACAACAAAGCCCATTTGAAATCATCGGTATGAATCCTGAAGAAGAAACAATTAAAACCTCGCAGAAGAATCTGGTATTCGTCGGCGTAATGACAGCGCAGAATTTTATCGAGGGACGTGCGCGTGCTGTTTATGATACATGGGGGAAGGAGGTGCCTGGTAGAATAGCCTTCTTTAGTTCAGAAGGTTCTCACTCCAACGAGTTGCCGGTAATAGGTTTGAAGAACGTAGACGATCGCTATCCACCGCAGAAGAAATCATTCATGATGCTCTATTACATGTATGAACACTATATTGACAAGTTTGAATGGTTCATACGAGCCGATGACGATGTATACATTGAACCGGAAAAACTCGAACGCTTTCTTCGCTCGATCGACAGTTCTAAGCCACAGTTTATAG GTCAAGCCGGCAAGGGCAATAGTGAGGAATTTGGCTTGTTATCGTTGGAGtttgatgaaaatttttgtatgggtGGTCCGGGTGTAATACTTAGTAGCGAAACCCTACGCAGAG ttgctcCACATATACCAACTTGCTTGAAGAACCTCTACAGTACACATGAAGATGTAGAAGTCGGACGTTGTGTACAAAAATTTGCTGGCATCCCATGCACCTGGAATTACGAG ATGCAATACATCATGAGACACAATTCAAGCGGACCGTATGCATTCACTGGTAAACTGAAGCGTAAAGAAATCCACAATGCTATCTCTCTCCATCCGATCAAACAGGCTCCGTTAATGTATCGACTCCATTCATTCGTGCAG GGTCTTAAGGCAGAGGAAATCCGACAGGAATCTCTCGAACTGCATCGGGATATTAAGCGGATGGCGGGTTTTTTGGAGATACCCAGTGACAGCAAGTATTTGGTACCCGGTATCGAATTAATACCTGAAGAGACAAATAGCGATCAACATTATGAAGATCACAACATTCTAG gCATTACTCcggatttgaagaaattcacaCCCTCATCGACATCGGACCTACTCGAATGGTCTTTTATTGCAAGAAGCCTCTATTCTAGTGAAAATGCGAATCCCAAACACAAAATCGACTCAGCACTCCGGGAGGGACTCGAAGACGTCATCACAGAAGTAATGGAGAACATAAACAATTATTCCCGACAAAGGGGACGAGTTATAGAGTTTCGTGAACTGCTTTACGGCTATAATAGGGTGAATCCATTGCATGGTCAAGATTTAATATTGGACCTCTTACTGATCTATAAACGATACCGTGGCAAAAAAATGACTGTACCAGTGCGTCGTCATTTATACGTACAGCGCGCATTCACCGGTACATTTGTAAAGGAATTCAACGAGGACTTTTACAATGTTACAGTTCAAAAAA GCTATTTGAAAAACATGCTGAGCTCCGGCATGAAAAGAATATCGAAACACTTTACCCTTCCTGGTTTGCCAGCTGGCACCGCTACCGATACCTCGAAAATCGTCTTTGTACTGCCAATAGCTGGACGTTTTGCCACATTCCAGCGATTCTTAGATACCTACGAACGTGTAGCGATAAAACAGGATAAAAATTGTGATTTACTAGTGGTTATATTCGGAGACATTGCAAGCGTTCAAGGTCACTTGCAACTTTTATTGGAATTACGTCAACGGCACATTTACCAACACATTAACTATATTCAACGGAACGAAGAATTTTCACGGGGTGTGGCATTGGATGCGGCCGCACGTTCATCGTATATACAGGATAATGACATAATGCTATTCATCGATGTTGATATGGTTTTTCAATTGGAAACATTGCATCGTATACGATTCAACACAGTCCAAGGGCGGTATGTATATTTACCGATCGTATTCAGCCAATATGACCCTAAGAGGCGTTGGAGAGATGAAAATGTTGAATATGCTCATACATCAGCTGGTGAGATTACCAATGAATCGGGATACTTCCGACAATTCGGTTACGGCATATGCGCCATATACAAATCAGATATACTTGATGATGATATAAACGGTTTTGATAAGGATATAACAGGATGGGGATTAGAAGATGTAAAATTCTTAGATAAAATCGTTAAGGTTGGTAACCGGCGAAACGATTTTCTGGTTAATACTGCCGAAGTGCCAGCCCAGTACAATGATGCCGCACGCAAAATGAGGCATCTTAGTATATTCCGCGCCCCCGATCCGACATTGGTACATATATTCCACGATATTAGTTGTGATATTAAGCTCGATGCTTCACAATATAACATGTGTTTAGGAACGAAAGCGAATTCCATTGGTAGTACCCATTTTATGGAACAATTATTTCATGGTAATAAAGATAACATAAATTTCATATCCGAATTCAATCAACGAAAGGAGCAGAGATGA
- the LOC126758046 gene encoding uncharacterized protein LOC126758046, which translates to MSNPIAFITENLCLYLLEKPSLIPSVNIPKKATNFIRTHKEKLKVQGEFSFPCRSELWNNCCKETGHKLRSIAFDMFKDEGEDVSINAQERFLKTAAAWTFPVERIKIDNERCFLYLQRRAVMTTLLQQVLKKDNTNTFGKLEKDPKQRVYFSRINQAGEEIEELSLYRVKLLEDILGRVFEYSKWTMITEEEVMEVKQGKAQGVLQVQVISAAGKPSINAVVIPSSMLSTATIRCGIVIDPITGKITKLKTKEYLSCRSNDMCLMAMHKYGVRVKDDTRFSTLMSRLGAAAVTVDLMEVRFSSPVQIIRSGKGSTKGAAFILYNSARLESLLRRFDEKVENGDYEDLPPLDSIDFTLLDEEEEWQLVFCYIFAFPNLIESCLEQIQKGICAVHTIVRFLGDFAALFSVYYRRIRILTQETRQHLMPYVYARIYLVKAVREILNKALALLDIEPVHFM; encoded by the exons ATGTCGAATCCTATAGCATTCATTACcgaaaatttatgtttatatttattagaaaaaccaAGCCTAATTCCTAGTGTGAATATCCCAAAGAAAGCGACCAATTTCATACGCAcacataaagaaaaattaaaagtacaaGGCGAATTTAGTTTTCCTTGCCGTTCAGAACTATGGAATAACTGCTGTAAAGAAACAGGACACAAGCTGCGCTCAATTGCATTTGATATGTTTAAAGATGAAGGGGAAGACGTGTCTATTAATGCGCAAGAAAGATTTCTTAAAACGGCCGCTGCCTGGACATTTCCAGTGGAACGGATAAAAATTGATAATGAACGATGCTTTTTGTACCTGCAGCGACGAGCGGTGATGACAACGTTACTTCAACAGGTTTTGAAAAAAGACAACACAAATACCTTTGGGAAGTTGGAAAAAGACCCTAAACAAAGGGTATATTTTAGTCGTATAAACCAAGCCGGAGAAGAAATCGAAGAACTGTCACTTTATAGGGTTAAACTGTTAGAGGATATCCTCGGTCGGGTTTTTGAATACTCGAAATGGACCATGATAACAGAGGAAGAAGTAATGGAAGTAAAACAAGGAAAAGCACAAGGTGTTTTGCAAGTACAAGTAATCAGTGCTGCTGGTAAGCCCTCAATAAATGCAGTTGTTATTCCTTCAAGCATGCTGAGCACTGCCACCATTCGATGTGGCATAGTTATTGACCCAATTACgggaaaaataacaaaattgaaaaCCAAAGAGTATCTAAG TTGTCGTTCTAATGATATGTGCTTAATGGCAATGCATAAGTATGGCGTGCGAGTAAAAGACGATACAAGGTTTAGCACATTGATGTCTCGTTTAGGTGCAGCAGCGGTTACTGTTGACTTAATGGAAGTACGTTTTTCAAGTCCTGTTCAAATAATTCGTAGCGGCAAAGGAAGTACAAAGG GTGCTGCGTTTATTTTGTATAACTCTGCGCGTTTAGAGTCATTGCTTCGCCGTTTTGATGAGAAGGTAGAGAATGGTGATTACGAAGATCTGCCGCCCCTAGATAGTATTGACTTCACTTTGCTCGATGAAGAA GAAGAATGGCAACTAGtgttttgttatatatttgcCTTCCCGAACCTTATTGAAAGTTGTCTGGAACAGATACAAAAAGGAATATGCGCTGTTCATACTATCGTGAGATTCCTTGGCGATTTCGCTGCACTCTTTAGTGTATACTACAGAAGAATTCGAATCTTAACT CAAGAAACGCGACAGCACTTAATGCCTTACGTGTATGCACGTATATATCTGGTGAAAGCAGTTCGCGAAATTCTTAATAAAGCATTGGCTCTTCTTGATATCGAGCCCGTTCATTTTATGtga
- the LOC126757941 gene encoding zinc finger protein 615 isoform X2 has product MAVVVDLKFACIICLQDDGGELISVFSGDKESTTQSEPESSLSIAEKISLCSVLNLSNISIKVSNKICNRCLDDLSVAWRFWKNCETTNSLFRSIQQEENGDVSLVNCEVDCDKMKLPTSLKTQPAHSDIKSYIDTPEVDGEQSDDIDPNEAEKSEDDLDSISGFGIVEYIDEDEQKQSDESTDYFNCIREESLESNEDFKVIQKQSNIEKVSNLETQNEINTTEYGLKFEAEIKEEFSEDGVEDDSIGFISKQTEDDFSNSENNIISSYNKSKTNAEKKLPFKKKLSYKKLSTPTEAKYNYPQKLSHKSKTFHASIKICEICGNIYKYQHALNAHMRRHNNDRQFGCELCDKAFVSNVELKRHMRVHTGQKPYPCSFCERRFSDFGSRSKHERTHTGERPYRCTTCNKSFAYPHVLTVHLRTHTGEKKFQCTRCGRGFTKKVYLLAHIENHTRCENMSLITRMNDNESVVSMKSDSDTTQQQGIIAIKTVALEECIFTTELVSDSGNLTNGDDDISRCTMELEDAIDEEHLEDDNNVEYILGVRS; this is encoded by the coding sequence ATGGCAGTTGTGGTCGATTTAAAGTTCGCTTGCATTATTTGCCTTCAAGACGATGGAGGTGAATTGATATCTGTCTTCTCTGGGGATAAGGAGAGTACTACTCAGTCGGAGCCAGAGTCAAGTTTATCAATTGCCGAAAAGATTTCATTATGTTCAgtattaaatttgtcaaatataagtattaaagtTTCAAACAAAATATGTAATCGCTGTTTGGATGATCTTTCTGTTGCTTGGCGCTTCTGGAAAAATTGTGAAACCACTAATTCCCTCTTCAGATCCATACAACAAGAAGAAAATGGAGATGTCTCTTTGGTCAATTGTGAAGTCGATTGTGACAAAATGAAACTTCCTACTTCTTTGAAAACACAACCAGCCCATTCTGACATTAAATCATATATCGATACTCCTGAAGTAGATGGAGAACAATCTGACGACATTGATCCAAACGAAGCAGAAAAATCTGAAGATGACTTGGATTCCATTTCGGGTTTCGGAATAGTAGAATATATTGATGAAGATGAGCAAAAACAGTCTGATGAAAGCACGGATTATTTTAACTGTATTCGGGAAGAAAGTCTTGAATCGAATGAGGATTTTAAAGTAATTCAAAAACAATCTAATATAGAAAAAGTAAGTAACTTGGAGACACAAAATGAAATCAATACTACAGAATATGGATTGAAATTTGAAgctgaaataaaagaagaattctCAGAAGATGGCGTCGAGGATGATAGTATAGGTTTTATAAGTAAACAAACGGAAGATGACTTTTCGAACagcgaaaataatataatttcatcctacaataaatcaaaaactaatgctgaaaaaaaattaccatttaaaaagaaattgagttataaaaaattatccaCTCCGACTGAGGCAAAGTACAATTATCCTCAAAAGTTATCGCATAAAAGCAAAACGTTTCATGCTTCTATCAAGATTTGTGAAATCTGTGGAAACATTTACAAGTACCAACACGCATTAAACGCTCATATGCGCAGACATAACAACGACCGGCAATTCGGTTGTGAACTTTGCGACAAGGCATTTGTTTCGAATGTAGAGCTTAAACGACATATGCGTGTGCATACGGGTCAAAAGCCATATCCTTGCTCTTTTTGTGAAAGACGTTTTTCCGACTTTGGGTCGCGAAGTAAACACGAACGTACACATACAGGTGAAAGGCCATATCGTTGCACAACCTGCAATAAGTCCTTTGCATATCCACATGTTCTGACCGTACATTTGCGAACACATACTGGAGAGAAAAAATTCCAATGTACACGATGTGGTAGAGGCTTCACAAAAAAAGTGTACCTCTTAGCTCACATAGAAAACCATACACGCTGTGAAAACATGTCATTAATTACACGAATGAATGATAATGAATCTGTCGTTAGTATGAAATCTGATTCGGATACAACGCAGCAACAAGgaattattgcaataaaaacagTGGCCTTAGAGGAATGCATCTTTACCACAGAATTAGTAAGTGATAGTGGAAATTTAACCAACGGAGACGATGACATAAGCCGTTGTACCATGGAACTGGAAGATGCGATCGACGAGGAACACTTAGAAGATGATAATAATGTCGAATACATTTTGGGAGTACGATCATAG
- the LOC126757941 gene encoding zinc finger protein 615 isoform X1, giving the protein MAVVVDLKFACIICLQDDGGELISVFSGDKESTTQSEPESSLSIAEKISLCSVLNLSNISIKVSNKICNRCLDDLSVAWRFWKNCETTNSLFRSIQQEENGDVSLVNCEVDCDKMKLPTSLKTQPAHSDIKSYIDTPEVDGEQSDDIDPNEAEKSEDDLDSISGFGIVEYIDEDEQKQSDESTDYFNCIREESLESNEDFKVIQKQSNIEKVSNLETQNEINTTEYGLKFEAEIKEEFSEDGVEDDSIGFISKQTEDDFSNSENNIISSYNKSKTNAEKKLPFKKKLSYKKLSTPTEAKYNYPQKLSHKSKTFHASIKICEICGNIYKYQHALNAHMRRHNNDRQFGCELCDKAFVSNVELKRHMRVHTGQKPYPCSFCERRFSDFGSRSKHERTHTGERPYRCTTCNKSFAYPHVLTVHLRTHTGEKKFQCTRCGRGFTKKVYLLAHIENHTRCENMSLITRMNDNESVVSMKSDSDTTQQQGIIAIKTVALEECIFTTELVSDSGNLTNGDDDISRCTMELEDAIDEEHLEDDNNVEYILGNTQQLKCVTN; this is encoded by the exons ATGGCAGTTGTGGTCGATTTAAAGTTCGCTTGCATTATTTGCCTTCAAGACGATGGAGGTGAATTGATATCTGTCTTCTCTGGGGATAAGGAGAGTACTACTCAGTCGGAGCCAGAGTCAAGTTTATCAATTGCCGAAAAGATTTCATTATGTTCAgtattaaatttgtcaaatataagtattaaagtTTCAAACAAAATATGTAATCGCTGTTTGGATGATCTTTCTGTTGCTTGGCGCTTCTGGAAAAATTGTGAAACCACTAATTCCCTCTTCAGATCCATACAACAAGAAGAAAATGGAGATGTCTCTTTGGTCAATTGTGAAGTCGATTGTGACAAAATGAAACTTCCTACTTCTTTGAAAACACAACCAGCCCATTCTGACATTAAATCATATATCGATACTCCTGAAGTAGATGGAGAACAATCTGACGACATTGATCCAAACGAAGCAGAAAAATCTGAAGATGACTTGGATTCCATTTCGGGTTTCGGAATAGTAGAATATATTGATGAAGATGAGCAAAAACAGTCTGATGAAAGCACGGATTATTTTAACTGTATTCGGGAAGAAAGTCTTGAATCGAATGAGGATTTTAAAGTAATTCAAAAACAATCTAATATAGAAAAAGTAAGTAACTTGGAGACACAAAATGAAATCAATACTACAGAATATGGATTGAAATTTGAAgctgaaataaaagaagaattctCAGAAGATGGCGTCGAGGATGATAGTATAGGTTTTATAAGTAAACAAACGGAAGATGACTTTTCGAACagcgaaaataatataatttcatcctacaataaatcaaaaactaatgctgaaaaaaaattaccatttaaaaagaaattgagttataaaaaattatccaCTCCGACTGAGGCAAAGTACAATTATCCTCAAAAGTTATCGCATAAAAGCAAAACGTTTCATGCTTCTATCAAGATTTGTGAAATCTGTGGAAACATTTACAAGTACCAACACGCATTAAACGCTCATATGCGCAGACATAACAACGACCGGCAATTCGGTTGTGAACTTTGCGACAAGGCATTTGTTTCGAATGTAGAGCTTAAACGACATATGCGTGTGCATACGGGTCAAAAGCCATATCCTTGCTCTTTTTGTGAAAGACGTTTTTCCGACTTTGGGTCGCGAAGTAAACACGAACGTACACATACAGGTGAAAGGCCATATCGTTGCACAACCTGCAATAAGTCCTTTGCATATCCACATGTTCTGACCGTACATTTGCGAACACATACTGGAGAGAAAAAATTCCAATGTACACGATGTGGTAGAGGCTTCACAAAAAAAGTGTACCTCTTAGCTCACATAGAAAACCATACACGCTGTGAAAACATGTCATTAATTACACGAATGAATGATAATGAATCTGTCGTTAGTATGAAATCTGATTCGGATACAACGCAGCAACAAGgaattattgcaataaaaacagTGGCCTTAGAGGAATGCATCTTTACCACAGAATTAGTAAGTGATAGTGGAAATTTAACCAACGGAGACGATGACATAAGCCGTTGTACCATGGAACTGGAAGATGCGATCGACGAGGAACACTTAGAAGATGATAATAATGTCGAATACATTTTGGGA AACACTCAACAGCTCAAATGTGTAACTAATTAA
- the LOC126757944 gene encoding dnaJ homolog subfamily C member 25 homolog, producing MRLAQYICFVAISLAMVPACLGLLDGIYCGREDCYDVLGVTRQSTKSEIGKAYRLLARKHHPDMHRGVEAKAEAEIKFKLVATAYEILRDDDSRRDYDYMLDHPEEYYSHYYRYYRRRVAPKVDVRIVIVATLTIVSIIQYYSGLQRYDSAIKYLATVPKYRNQAIEIAKDEIEKISNRKGKNRMSKTDQREEIERIVRKVIEEKMDVRGGYAKPSIYDILWVQLLICPYTLLSFLVWNAKWIWKFTLRKQPYGRDEKLYLIRRYMKMGENQFNGLEDHQIEEYLRLELWEKDKFEEWHEEQEEEMKKKLAENPRYKSYRRYMKNHGPGRMTFED from the coding sequence ATGCGATTAGCCCAATATATTTGTTTCGTGGCTATTTCCTTAGCCATGGTGCCAGCATGTCTAGGACTTTTGGATGGTATCTACTGCGGCAGGGAAGATTGTTATGATGTCTTGGGTGTAACTCGTCAATCCACCAAATCCGAAATAGGAAAAGCGTATCGATTGTTAGCTCGAAAACACCATCCTGACATGCATCGGGGTGTTGAAGCAAAAGCGGAGGCAGAGATAAAATTCAAGTTGGTTGCCACTGCGTATGAAATCCTGCGAGACGATGATTCACGAAGAGATTATGACTATATGTTAGACCACCCAGAGGAATACTATTCACACTACTATCGCTACTATAGAAGACGTGTTGCGCCAAAAGTCGACGTTCGCATCGTCATTGTTGCAACTCTTACTATAGTTTCCATCATTCAGTACTACTCGGGACTACAGCGTTATGATAGCGCTATAAAATATTTGGCAACTGTGCCAAAATATCGAAATCAGGCAATAGAAATTGCCAAAGACGagattgaaaaaataagtaatcGTAAGGGTAAGAATCGGATGTCAAAGACAGATCAACGCGAAGAAATTGAACGCATTGTGCGCAAAGTTATAGAGGAAAAAATGGATGTTAGGGGCGGCTATGCCAAACCTTCAATATATGACATACTGTGGgttcagttgttgatttgcccaTACACATTGCTTAGTTTCTTAGTTTGGAATGCGAAATGGATTTGGAAATTCACGTTAAGGAAGCAGCCGTACGGACGAGATGAAAAGCTTTATTTGATAAGGCGTTATATGAAAATGGGTGAGAACCAATTTAATGGATTAGAAGATCATCAAATTGAAGAATATTTGCGGTTAGAGTTGTGGGAAAAAGATAAATTTGAAGAATGGCATGAAGAGCAGGAAGAGGAGATGAAAAAGAAATTGGCTGAGAACCCACGATACAAATCTTACCGACGATATATGAAAAACCATGGCCCAGGAAGAATGACATTTGAGGATTAA